The Arctopsyche grandis isolate Sample6627 chromosome 7, ASM5162203v2, whole genome shotgun sequence genome includes a window with the following:
- the MED15 gene encoding mediator complex subunit 15: protein MEELRPFSAGADETSWRTPSFRQNVVAKIYEFIQKSGMSTSRNSIEMENHVFQKAKTKEEYLSMVARLILHFRDINLKKTAVVGVATPGLPGGPGPNQANNVGTPNPNQSVPGGNQPGAANNVVGQGPQGQMQVSQTNMGAPSNQVGGIQNQMVPQSNMNQQGPPQQNSPITATNLLQTLNQRPQLANMQQQLQNKMGPGMGMMPNQGPMGANNMGSNQLAGQVVNQMSGANMPGQMPNANMSGPNPMGNQMPGNNPMASQMVQNSMNPNMPGQMVGPNQMGNIGGNQLNMIHMQQRKPNECMTNMMAGTGAPFQAGGARGSAPGQFLRQSPSPSAPSPATMGGPSPASIGVMAGPMPSPMSVGSGGLGVGSGGPIGGVGSPSLAPSPSSHHPNQQQHQQQQHLQQHPRSVGMAPSPSSSLNTPLGAGAAPSPLGGGGGGGDDHAYREKVRQLSKYIDPLRRMIERMVNDGENVEKLTKMKKLLDILSHPSKRMPLETLLKCEAVLEKLDFKWSERMSLHSQSNPLHIHGIKEHQIFSPLLEVVNNCLQSPVASHTLERTFGPCVEALCGPEIRHMPPPLKKQRIEEPLPDIPDVLQGEIARLDSRFKVSLEGLQVGTSTGAIRLVAQLEDSRLPCVPPVSLSVPRDYPASPPCCFMPPGHYGATPFLKRVGDALNARLIALPRRFSLSQLLDTWEMSVRQACNPHQTVIENTSTLIATL, encoded by the exons atacgaGTTCATACAGAAGTCTGGAATGTCTACATCTCGTAATAGCATTGAGATGGAAAATCATGTATTTCAGAAAGCGAAAACTAAGGAAGAATATTTGAGCATGGTAGCAAGATTGATTTTACACTTCAGAGATATCA ATTTGAAGAAAACTGCAGTTGTAGGTGTAGCTACTCCGGGATTACCAGGTGGTCCGGGTCCAAATCAAGCTAACAACGTCGGCACTCCTAATCCTAATCAAAGCGTACCGGGAGGAAATCAACCTGGTGCCGCTAATAACGTCGTCGGTCAAG GTCCACAAGGTCAGATGCAGGTGTCGCAGACTAACATGGGCGCTCCTTCTAATCAAGTTGGCGGTATACAAAACCAGATGGTGCCTCAGAGCAATATGAACCAACAGGGACCACCGCAGCAGAATTCGCCGATAACTGCGACCAATCTACTTCAAACTCTCAATCAGCGGCCTCAGTTAGCGAACATGCAGCAGCAGTTGCAGAATAAAATGGGTCCCGGCATGGGGATGATGCCGAATCAAGGCCCCATGGGTGCAAACAATATGGGATCGAACCAACTGGCAGGGCAGGTCGTCAATCAAATGAGTGGGGCGAATATGCCTGGACAAATGCCGAACGCTAATATGTCTGGTCCGAATCCCATGGGAAATCAGATGCCGGGAAACAATCCTATGGCAAGTCAGATGGTTCAGAATTCGATGAATCCCAACATGCCCGGACAGATGGTCGGTCCCAATCAAATGG GCAATATCGGAGGAAATCAGCTAAACATGATTCACATGCAACAACGCAAGCCTAACGAATGCATGACTAATATGATGGCGGGAACTGGGGCACCGTTTCAAGCTGGAGGAGCTCGTGGAAGTGCTCCGGGACAATTTCTCCGACAGAGTCCATCTCCGTCTGCACCGTCGCCCGCTACAATGGGTGGACCAAGTCCTGCctctatag GTGTTATGGCGGGACCGATGCCATCTCCTATGTCGGTGGGTAGTGGAGGTTTAGGTGTCGGAAGTGGTGGACCCATTGGCGGTGTTGGGAGTCCGTCTTTAGCCCCCTCTCCATCATCTCATCATCCAAATCAGCAGCAGCATCAACAGCAACAACATCTTCAACAGCATCCAAG GTCGGTCGGTATGGCGCCGAGTCCATCGTCATCTTTGAATACGCCTTTAGGTGCTGGAGCTGCTCCATCGCCTCTTGGAGGTGGTGGAGGTGGAGGCGACGATCACGCTTACCGTGAGAAAGTTCGACAGCTCTCCAAATACATAGATCCATTACGTAGAATGATTGAGCGTATGGTAAATGACGGTGAAA acgtcgaAAAGTTGACTAAGATGAAAAAATTGTTGGATATTTTATCGCATCCATCTAAGCGGATGCCTCTTGAGACATTGTTAAAATGTGAAGCTGTGTTGGAAAAACTCGATTTCAAGTGGAGCGAACGCATGTCTCTTCACTCTCAATCAAATCCACTCCACATCCATGGAATAAAG gAGCATCAAATCTTCAGTCCTCTGCTAGAGGTTGTTAACAATTGTCTTCAATCTCCAGTAGCAAGCCACACACTTGAGCGGACATTCGGTCCCTGTGTGGAAGCTCTTTGCGGACCAGAGATTCG ACATATGCCTCCACCGCTTAAAAAGCAAAGAATTGAAGAACCGTTGCCGGATATACCAGATGTCTTGCAAGGAGAAATCGCTAGGCTTGATAGTAGATTCAAG GTGTCTTTGGAAGGTTTGCAAGTTGGTACGAGTACGGGAGCGATTCGTCTTGTGGCACAGTTGGAAGATTCTCGTCTTCCTTGCGTCCCACCAGTTTCGTTGTCAGTTCCTCGTGACTATCCAGCGTCTCCGCCTTGCTGCTTCATGCCACCGGGACATTACGGTGCTACTCCTTTCCTGAAGCGAGTCGGTGATGCATTGAACGCTCGTCTGATTGCTCTACCGCGTCGTTTCTCACTGAGCCAATTGCTCGATACATGGGAAATGAGCGTCCGTCAAGCTTGCAATCCTCATCAAACTGTCATAGAAAACACTTCAACTCTAATAGCcactttataa